Within Anopheles nili chromosome 3, idAnoNiliSN_F5_01, whole genome shotgun sequence, the genomic segment TGTTTAGCACAGCATGCAAATTCAAAGCCTGTTTTAATACTTTTTCTAGTCAAATTTAAGAAATTCTACCACAAAGTAACAACattgtttgaatatttcataTCACAATTGGCAACTCAGAAggtggtttaaaaatattgTAACAAACAAACTATGTAATATTAGGGTTTCCGAAGCATGTGTATAAAATCTTCAAGCGTGTTGCAACAAGGAACAGCACCAAAAAAGTCATTTGTTTAATCTTACACAATTAGTTTCCATTTCCTCAAATCAGCCCTTTCTGATGATGTTTgtcgatgcaacagataaaagagagaaaaaaacatgcaaatccGCTCCTTCGCTTGGCCATCTCCCGCATTAATCGATGAGGTAATCCATCATCGATTGCTGCATTCgggggaccaaaaaaaataacgcccgACCAaaccacagacacacacacaattcatGGGGAAAGTATAAACACTTCCCCGTGAGTGTGAGCCCATCCATCACCGATGGCCGATGGCACTGCCAGCCGGTAGCGCCTACTTCCGCGGACAGACCGAACACGGAtcgtgcaataaaaaatcaccACACACCGAGCGTCTTCACGAGTTTTCCGAGGCCACGGTATGGGTGTAGTGTTTACGCTGCCAGACCTGTCTAGCTGCGGTGGGAGAGCTTTTCAATCAACTCCAATCGTTTTACAACACCCGACGGCACATGGGCGGTCGTCCGTTCGGTGGACTATTACGAGCTAATACTCTCACATTTTACGGCTCCGATCTTTCTCCGGCGAGGTTAGTGCGAGAAACGGCTCGTGGTTGATCGATTGAAGAGAAGCAATTAAACGCCTCACTGACATTGGGAAGTGCATGAAGGTGGGTAAATGGGGatgcaatttttcccaccacatGCATCGGGTGGGTGTCTAAAAAGTTTAAACtaattttttgaaaaacaaaaacttacaATCAAACGATCGCTTCGAATTTGAAATGACCGTTGATATTACATAACTTCTCTACAAAGCCCATCAATCTATACCAATCACTCTCCCAACGATCGGATGTGCATCGTTAAATGAGGTCGTCGTTCATTATCTACGTCAGCCGAAGAAGACCTCACTGCAATGCAATCCACATTTgcgatgcattaaaaaaaagcgcaaacccGAAAAACCGTGCCATTGAAAAGCGAACACCCGAAAAACCATGCCGAAAATGACGCAGATCCGCGTGTGCCGGCGTCCATTAGCGTGTGGCAAGCCAATATGATGCACCAATTTGCTCGCCCAACATGTAACCGGGCCCGTTCGCTAATGCACTTGCATCCATGACGTTCGAGTTTACCCTCGGTTTCGAAGcggttttccaattttccctccaaatTGGTCTGGCCCCTTGTTTGATCGATGCATGAACAGCAATCGCATCGAatggttgcgctttttttatgttgcagcCACTTACCGCCTGAAATAAATACTCTCCTTTTCGTACTGTCGGTGTCGTTTTACAGCTTGCGGTTGTTTAGGCAGTCATTTCAGGTTTCAAACACGATCATGTTTATTGCGTGATCCTTCAATCATATTTAACAACGAAGCTGACTTCAGCCTGATCGTGGTACTGTTAAATATCCCGAGCTGAGATTCAATCAAGGATTTTCCTCCAAGAAGGAAGGCATTTAAATTTCTCTCCGTTAGCTCGAGATCAAAAACACATgttgttttagtttgtttataTATCACATATATTTGGGTACATCAGCAAATAGCATGCACGGGCCACAGCAGCATCCTGCAGGACCCTTATTCAGTCAGTTGCGCAGCTCAAAACCGCTCGACCGCGACCCTAGTACGCGCTGTAACCATGCGGAGCCTGAGGCTGCGGGTAATCCGGCTCATCGTGGCTCTGAGGCTGGCTAGCGGCCTTAGCGTAGGCATCGACCAGCTCCTTCGGGACCGGTGGTGGCGTCGGAACGTGCGAACCCTGCACCTGGAAGCCGTTCTCATCGGCAACGTAGCTCAGCGACACTGGCACACCATGCGGATCCGTGTACGAGAACGATCCATGAGCGACCTGAACCTCATGATCCTTGGTGCCGGCGTTCTTCACGAATCCTTCCTCCTGTGCCGTGATACCGTTGCCCGATTCGTACGCAAACTTGTAGCTACCATCGTGGCTGCTGTACGACTCACTGTGCACGATCGGGATCTGCTTGGCCGGTGGGTGCTCGTATTCCGGCGCTTGATGATAGTGTTCCGCTGCAACCAGAGCCACCGAGGCTACCAGGACCAGAAGTCCGAACGAGGCGGTCACGTACTGGAAAAGGAGATGATCCAGAAGGTTAAAGCACCTGTCAGGAAACGCCCAGTTCCGTTCAAACTTACCATCTTCATCGTGTTGTTGGAAACGCTTGCTCAAAGGTACGctgaagaaagcaaacaatcacACTCACTCTCACTCGGTCGCGCTTGCAGGTTGCTGGATTGGGTTGCTACTTTGCACCACGATTGCTGCCACCGCACTGATGGCCTTCCGAATTTTGATAGTTCTTTTTATACCACGGGCCATGGCGTTGGGCCTCCCCGGATGGGCTCGGGCTGCCCGGATGCTGCCCGAAAGAAAGCATAC encodes:
- the LOC128722778 gene encoding endocuticle structural glycoprotein SgAbd-2-like: MKMYVTASFGLLVLVASVALVAAEHYHQAPEYEHPPAKQIPIVHSESYSSHDGSYKFAYESGNGITAQEEGFVKNAGTKDHEVQVAHGSFSYTDPHGVPVSLSYVADENGFQVQGSHVPTPPPVPKELVDAYAKAASQPQSHDEPDYPQPQAPHGYSAY